A window from Theobroma cacao cultivar B97-61/B2 chromosome 3, Criollo_cocoa_genome_V2, whole genome shotgun sequence encodes these proteins:
- the LOC108661365 gene encoding uncharacterized protein LOC108661365 isoform X1: MSRTAFALLYFGCIFILCEAESISQKPQAFESFNVSYIQNLGSCSYSVVISTSCSSTSYTRDQISIAFGDAYGNQVFVIVSPDNQIYVPRLDDPSTRTFEQCSSDTFEIYGPCAYQICYVYLYRSGPDGWKPESVKIYGYNSRAVTFYYDTFIPSDIWYGFNYCNTASSSHRQIGQRSFLFVIILFALCALL, translated from the exons ATGAGTAGAACAGCCTTTGCTTTACTCTATTTTGGCTGCATATTCATCCTCTGTGAAGCCGAATCGATCAGCCAGAAGCCTCAAGCTTTTGAGTCCTTCAACGTCAGTTATATACAG aatttaGGGAGCTGTTCTTACTCGGTAGTTATTTCAACGAGCTGTTCCTCAACTAGTTACACTCGAGATCAGATCAGTATCGCTTTTGGGGATGCTTATGGTAATCAG GTATTTGTGATTGTTTCCCCTGATAATCAGATATATGTACCGAGGTTGGATGATCCATCCACTAGGACATTTGAACAATGTTCTTCAGATACATTTGAGATATACGGACCATGTGCATATCAGATCTGCTATGTTTATCTCTATCGATCTGGACCGGATGGTTGGAAGCCTGAGAGTGTGAAGATTTATGGTTATAATTCGAGGGCTGTTACTTTTTACTATGACACCTTCATTCCTAGTGACATTTGGTATGGATTTAATTATTGCAACACTGCTTCTTCTTCGCATCGACAGATTGGTCAGAGATCGTTCTTGTTTGTGATTATTTTGTTCGCTCTCTGTGCACTCTTATAA
- the LOC18605434 gene encoding uncharacterized protein LOC18605434, translating into MACCRRAKFALNTLRNSFSSRPILKSPIQDSSSLISQSLGSSISSANRAKFSAFSSHSSISQRPGISSKYRYIPFLNGAKRFYYVDRYHVQHFKRRGPLRWFQNPRNVLIFVLVGSGVLITVYSGNLETVPYTKRKHFILLSKETEKRMGEAQFKQLMANFKGKILPPLHPESVRVRLIAKNIVDALKKGLNHDQTWSDLVYESPGSSFGHESGHETMAPLSEKEGESGVNWSREDEILDDKWVQQSRKESQQRGSQPTTSHLEGLAWELMVINEPVINAFCLPGGKIVVFTGLLEHFKTDAELATIIAHEVAHAVARHVAEQITKNLWFTILQLILYQFFMPDLVNTMSALLLRLPFSRKMEIEADYIGLLLMASAGYDPRVAPKVFEKLGKIGGSSALEDYLSTHPSSKKRAQLLAQAQVMEEAITIYREAIAGRGVEGFL; encoded by the exons ATGGCATGCTGCAGAAGGGCAAAGTTTGCACTCAATACCCTGCGCAATAGTTTCAGTTCAAGGCCTATTCTCAAATCTCCAATCCAAGATTCGTCTTCACTAATCTCCCAGAGCCTTGGGTCTTCGATTTCATCTGCTAACAGAGCTAAGTTTTCTGCGTTCTCTTCACATTCTTCTATTTCGCAGAGACCAGGAATTTCTAGTAAGTATCGGTATATTCCGTTTTTAAATGGTGCCAAGAGATTTTACTATGTTGATCGTTACCATGTTCAACATTTTAAGCGGCGGGGTCCACTAAGGTGGTTCCAAAATCCAAGAAATGTGTTGATATTTGTCTTGGTTGGTTCAGGGGTTTTGATTACTGTGTATTCTGGTAATTTAGAAACTGTTCCTTACACAAAGCGAAAGCATTTCATTCTCTTGTCCAAAGAAACAGAGAAAAGGATGGGAGAGGCTCAATTTAAGCAACTGATGGCAAATTTTAAGGGAAAGATATTGCCTCCATTACACCCAGAAAGCGTGAGAGTGCGACTGATagctaaaaatattgttgatgCGCTCAAAAAAGGGTTGAACCATGATCAAACATGGAGTGATTTGGTGTATGAATCGCCCGGGAGCTCATTTGGACATGAGAGTGGACATGAGACGATGGCACCATTGAGTGAGAAGGAAGGGGAGTCAGGGGTGAATTGGTCCCGTGAAGATGAGATTCTTGATGATAAGTGGGTTCAGCAAAGTAGGAAGGAAAGTCAACAGAGAGGGTCGCAACCGACAACGTCTCATTTGGAAGGATTGGCTTGGGAACTTATGGTGATCAATGAACCTGTTATTAATGCATTTTGTTTGCCTGGTGGGAAGATTGTGGTGTTCACAGGGTTGCTTGAGCATTTTAAAACTGATGCCGAGCTAGCAACCATAATTGCACATGAG GTTGCGCATGCAGTGGCTCGACATGTAGCTgaacaaataacaaagaattTATGGTTTACCATCCTACAATTGATCCTATATCAGTTCTTTATGCCTGATCTGGTCAACACAATGTCAGCGCTCCTCTTGAGACTCCCCTTCTCTCGGAA GATGGAAATTGAAGCAGATTACATTGGGCTGTTGTTGATGGCATCTGCTGGCTATGATCCTCGAGTTGCTCCCAAAGTGTTTGAGAAGTTGGGAAAGATTGGAGGGAGTTCAGCTCTGGAAGATTATCTCTCCACACATCCATCTTCAAAGAAAAGAGCTCAGTTACTGGCTCAAGCTCAAGTAATGGAAGAAGCAATTACGATTTACCGGGAGGCCATAGCAGGACGTGGGGTTGAGGGTTTTCTCTAG
- the LOC108661365 gene encoding uncharacterized protein LOC108661365 isoform X2, producing the protein MSRTAFALLYFGCIFILCEAESISQKPQAFESFNVSYIQNLGSCSYSVVISTSCSSTSYTRDQISIAFGDAYGNQIYVPRLDDPSTRTFEQCSSDTFEIYGPCAYQICYVYLYRSGPDGWKPESVKIYGYNSRAVTFYYDTFIPSDIWYGFNYCNTASSSHRQIGQRSFLFVIILFALCALL; encoded by the exons ATGAGTAGAACAGCCTTTGCTTTACTCTATTTTGGCTGCATATTCATCCTCTGTGAAGCCGAATCGATCAGCCAGAAGCCTCAAGCTTTTGAGTCCTTCAACGTCAGTTATATACAG aatttaGGGAGCTGTTCTTACTCGGTAGTTATTTCAACGAGCTGTTCCTCAACTAGTTACACTCGAGATCAGATCAGTATCGCTTTTGGGGATGCTTATGGTAATCAG ATATATGTACCGAGGTTGGATGATCCATCCACTAGGACATTTGAACAATGTTCTTCAGATACATTTGAGATATACGGACCATGTGCATATCAGATCTGCTATGTTTATCTCTATCGATCTGGACCGGATGGTTGGAAGCCTGAGAGTGTGAAGATTTATGGTTATAATTCGAGGGCTGTTACTTTTTACTATGACACCTTCATTCCTAGTGACATTTGGTATGGATTTAATTATTGCAACACTGCTTCTTCTTCGCATCGACAGATTGGTCAGAGATCGTTCTTGTTTGTGATTATTTTGTTCGCTCTCTGTGCACTCTTATAA
- the LOC18605432 gene encoding xyloglucan galactosyltransferase XLT2: protein MLPISTPKSPCFPNSSTPIPSPKKPQTPELSSIERKNSSNSLHLQPYIFLPSHHRLWLLFFIISLQIILLLMARALPFSHRRTHFPSPLSADHHLLQNSANISSTLSSSSHNLQAADISISSTVSQPDQCSSGRIFVYNLPAVFNKELLDNCAKLDPWHSRCEALSNDGFGRKATGLSGIIPKDLLPAWYWTDQFAMEIIYHNRVLNHKCRTMEPDSATAFYIPFYAGLAVGKHLWFNYSSKDRDRYCEMILSWVQDQPYWNSSNGWDHFMTMGRITWDFRRSKNEEWGSRCIYMPGMRNITRLLIERNPWDYFDVGVPYPTGFHPRTDSDVLQWQDFVRNRDRKTLFSFAGAPRGAVKNDFRGLLLSHCKNASGLCEAVNCASTRCSNGSSAILETFLDSDFCLQPRGDSFTRRSIFDCMVAGSIPVFFWHRTAYLQYQWFLPSDPKSYSVFIHRNEVKNGTSIKSVLESYSREEVKIMREKVIEYIPKLVYAEPRKGLESIKDAFDVAIDGVLNRIEEQEQPGYKWK, encoded by the coding sequence ATGCTTCCAATATCAACCCCAAAATCCCCTTGTTTTCCCAACTCCAGCACCCCCATACCGTCCCCTAAAAAACCCCAAACCCCCGAACTCAGTTCAATCGAACGCAAAAACTCCTCCAACTCTCTCCATTTGCAACCTTATATCTTTCTACCTAGCCATCACCGCTTATGGCTACTCTTTTTCATCATCTCACTCCAGATAATCCTCCTCCTCATGGCTCGCGCCCTCCCTTTCTCCCATCGCCGAACCCACTTCCCTTCCCCTTTATCCGCCGATCATCACCTCCTCCAAAATTCGGCTAACATTTCGTCAACCCTTTCCTCTTCCTCCCACAACCTACAAGCTGCCGACATTTCGATTTCGTCCACTGTTTCACAACCCGACCAGTGTTCTTCCGGCCGTATATTCGTCTACAACTTGCCGGCTGTTTTCAACAAAGAGTTGTTAGATAATTGTGCCAAGTTGGACCCATGGCATTCACGTTGCGAAGCTTTATCCAACGACGGATTCGGGAGAAAAGCCACGGGATTATCTGGCATCATACCGAAGGATTTACTCCCAGCATGGTACTGGACCGACCAGTTCGCCATGGAAATTATTTACCACAACCGTGTTCTAAACCACAAGTGCCGCACGATGGAACCCGATTCCGCAACGGCGTTTTACATTCCGTTTTACGCGGGCCTCGCCGTGGGGAAACACTTATGGTTCAATTATAGTTCAAAAGATCGTGATCGTTACTGCGAGATGATATTGAGTTGGGTGCAAGATCAACCGTACTGGAACAGTTCCAACGGCTGGGATCATTTCATGACGATGGGGCGCATCACATGGGATTTCCGGCGGTCCAAAAACGAAGAATGGGGCTCCAGATGTATTTACATGCCAGGTATGAGAAATATCACGCGCCTTTTGATTGAACGAAACCCCTGGGACTATTTCGACGTCGGTGTGCCTTACCCGACTGGATTCCATCCCAGAACGGACTCCGACGTCTTGCAATGGCAAGACTTCGTCCGTAACCGTGACCGCAAAACCCTTTTCAGCTTCGCCGGAGCGCCACGTGGCGCCGTCAAGAACGACTTCAGAGGCTTGCTGTTGAGCCATTGCAAGAACGCGTCGGGGTTATGCGAGGCCGTCAACTGTGCGAGTACCCGCTGCTCCAACGGCAGTTCCGCGATCCTCGAAACGTTTTTGGATTCCGATTTTTGCTTGCAGCCGAGAGGCGACAGTTTCACCCGCCGGTCAATTTTTGACTGCATGGTGGCCGGTTCGATCCCGGTTTTTTTCTGGCATCGAACGGCTTACCTTCAGTACCAGTGGTTTTTACCGAGTGATCCCAAGAGTTATTCTGTTTTTATCCACCGTAACGAGGTAAAAAACGGGACATCTATTAAAAGCGTGCTTGAAAGTTACAGTAGAGAAGAGGTGAAAATAATGAGGGAGAAAGTGATCGAATATATTCCTAAGTTAGTTTATGCAGAACCTCGAAAGGGTTTGGAGAGTATAAAGGATGCATTCGATGTTGCCATTGATGGAGTATTAAATAGAATTGAGGAGCAAGAGCAGCCAGGATACAAGTGGAAATGA
- the LOC18605433 gene encoding DEAD-box ATP-dependent RNA helicase 7 — MPSLALSDLKAKKEEKKMKKKIALETPETEKKMKKLKEPRLKEEDNDSELKKSRKKRKASELQLEEEERSETSSDLVEPVNGNENKKRKKPKVEEEEEEEEDEGKSEDPNAISRFRISEAVREKLKSKGIESLFPIQAMTFDIVLDGTDLVGRARTGQGKTLAFVLPILESLTNGPAKTSRKTGYGRAPSVLVLLPTRELAKQVFDDFEVYGEVLGLTSCCLYGGAPYHSQEMKLKRGVDIVVGTPGRVKDHIERRNIDLGSLQFRILDEADEMLRMGFVDDVELILGKVEDASKVQTLLFSATLPDWVKGIAARFLKTSKKTVDLVGNEKMKASTNVRHIVLPCSKSARSQLIPDIIRCYSSGGRTIIFTETKDSASELAGLLAGSRALHGDIQQAQREVTLNGFRSGKFLTLVATNVAARGLDINDVQLIIQCEPPRDVEAYIHRSGRTGRAGNTGVAVMLYDPKRSNISKIERESGVKFEHISAPQPVDIAKSAGVEAAKIITQVSDSVIPAFKSVAQELLETSGLSAEDLLAKALAKAAGYSEIKSRSLLTSMENHVTLLLEAGKPIYTLSFVFGVLKRFLPEEKVQSVQGMTLTADGMGAVFDVAEEDVETFLAGAENAANVSLEVLKKELPRLQERDQSRGRSGGGRGGFGDRNGGGGRYSGGGGRYSGGGGRFSGGKGGRGGFSDRRFSNGSSGGRGRYNSKKW, encoded by the exons ATGCCTTCTTTAGCTTTATCTGATCtcaaagcaaagaaagaagagaaaaagatgaagaagaagattgCTCTCGAAACTCCAGAAACcgagaagaagatgaagaagctGAAGGAGCCGAGGCTAAAAGAGGAGGACAATGATTCGGAGTTGAAGAAGAGTAGGAAGAAGCGAAAGGCTTCGGAGCTCCAGTTGGAAGAGGAGGAGAGGAGCGAGACGAGCTCGGATCTCGTTGAGCCGGTGAATGGGAACGAGaataagaagagaaagaaaccGAAGGtggaggaagaggaagaggaagaggaagatGAAGGGAAAAGTGAGGATCCAAATGCTATTTCGAGGTTTCGGATTTCGGAAGCAGTTAGAGAGAAGCTGAAGTCGAAAGGGATTGAGTCGTTGTTTCCGATTCAGGCCATGACTTTTGATATTGTTCTTGATGGCACTGACTTGGTTGGGCGTGCCAGAACCGGTCAG GGTAAGACACTGGCCTTTGTGTTGCCTATATTGGAGTCTTTAACAAATGGCCCCGCAAAAACATCAAGGAAGACTGGATATGGCAGGGCACCAAGTGTCCTGGTACTTTTACCAACCCGGGAATTGGCTAAACAG GTATTTGATGACTTTGAAGTTTATGGCGAGGTGTTGGGGTTGACATCATGCTGTTTATATGGAGGAGCTCCTTACCACAGCCAAGAGATGAAACTGAAGAGAGGGGTTGATATAGTTGTTGGGACGCCTGGACGTGTAAAG GACCACATAGAAAGGAGGAATATTGACTTAGGCTCATTGCAATTTAGAATTCTTGATGAGGCAGATGAAATGTTGAGAATGGGATTTGTTGATGATGTTGAACTTATATTAG gtAAGGTAGAGGATGCAAGTAAAGTTCAGACGCTTCTCTTTAGTGCCACGTTGCCAGACTGGGTGAAGGGT ATTGCTGCAAGGTTTCTTAAAACAAGTAAGAAGACTGTCGATCTTGTTGGTAATGAGAAGATGAAGGCCAGTACCAATGTTAGGCATATTGTCTTACCCTGTTCTAAGTCGGCAAGGTCCCAGCTGATCCCAGATATTATTCGTTGTTATAGCAG TGGTGGACGAACTATTATTTTCACTGAGACAAAGGATTCTGCTTCTGAGCTTGCTGGCTTGCTGGCTGGCTCCCGGGCTTTGCATGGGGACATACAGCAGGCTCAACGTGAG GTCACGCTTAATGGGTTCCGGTCAGGCAAGTTCTTGACGTTAGTGGCTACAAATGTGGCAGCACGAGGATTAGATATCAATGATGTGCAGTTAATTATCCAG TGTGAGCCTCCACGTGATGTAGAAGCCTATATTCATCGGTCTGGACGTACAGGAAGAGCAG gCAATACTGGAGTCGCCGTCATGCTTTATGATCCTAAAAGATCAAACATATCTAAGATAGAAAGAGAATCTGGTGTGAAATTTGAGCACATATCTGCACCTCAGCCTGTTGATATTGCTAAATCTGCTGGTGTAGAAGCAGCAAAAATAATCACCCAAGTTTCTGACAG CGTAATTCCTGCGTTCAAGTCTGTTGCTCAGGAGTTATTGGAAACTTCTGGTCTATCAGCAGAAGATCTACTTGCCAAAGCACTAGCCAAGGCTGCT GGTTACTCTGAGATAAAGAGTAGATCCCTTCTAACATCTATGGAGAACCATGTTACATTACTTCTCGAAGCTGGAAAACCTATTTACACACTCTC ATTTGTTTTTGGTGTCTTAAAAAGATTCTTGCCTGAGGAGAAGGTGCAGTCAGTGCAGGGTATGACCCTTACTGCTGATGGAATGGGTGCAGTGTTTGATGTGGCAGAAGAAGATGTGGAAACATTTCTTGCCG GTGCTGAAAATGCAGCTAATGTTAGCTTAGAGGTGTTGAAGAAAGAATTGCCACGTCTACAAGAGAGAGACCAGTCAAGGGGGAGATCTGGTGGTGGACGGGGTGGTTTTGGTGATAGAAATGGAGGCGGTGGTAGGTACTCTGGAGGCGGTGGTAGGTACTCTGGAGGCGGTGGTAGGTTCTCTGGAGGCAAAGGTGGCCGAGGTGGATTTTCTGATAGAAGGTTTTCTAATGGTTCAAGTGGTGGGCGAGGGCGCTACAATAGCAAGAAATGGTGA